A stretch of the Streptomyces ortus genome encodes the following:
- a CDS encoding FadR/GntR family transcriptional regulator, which yields MTDALRPMGSKPRLYEQVLDRLRSYAAEGGLGAGDRLPPERDLAARLGVSRASVKQAIVVLEVQGLVEVRHGGGTYLLRDTLDAEPVEQLVDRRRRLPDVLDAREALETKLAELAAERRTDEDVAAMDSALAHMRAEITAGGHGVEGDRLFHAAVTAAGHSTILAEFMRSIADRITESRHESLRQPGRPTRSLTQHRAIFDAIVAQQPGRAAAAMRRHVQTVARVRLLDWDPEDGERQGP from the coding sequence ATGACCGACGCACTGCGGCCCATGGGGTCCAAACCGCGCCTGTACGAGCAGGTCCTCGACCGGCTGCGCAGCTACGCCGCCGAGGGCGGCCTCGGCGCCGGTGACCGGCTGCCGCCCGAGCGCGACCTGGCGGCCAGGCTCGGGGTCAGCCGCGCCTCCGTGAAGCAGGCCATAGTGGTCCTGGAGGTCCAGGGGCTGGTGGAGGTCCGCCACGGCGGCGGCACCTATCTGCTCCGCGACACCCTCGACGCCGAACCGGTGGAGCAACTCGTCGACCGGCGGCGCCGGTTGCCCGACGTGCTCGACGCCCGAGAGGCGCTGGAGACCAAACTCGCTGAGCTGGCCGCCGAGCGGCGCACCGACGAGGACGTGGCCGCCATGGACTCCGCCCTCGCGCACATGCGGGCCGAGATCACGGCGGGCGGCCACGGGGTGGAGGGCGACCGGCTCTTCCACGCGGCGGTCACGGCCGCCGGGCACAGCACGATCCTCGCCGAGTTCATGCGCTCGATCGCCGACCGGATCACCGAGAGCCGCCATGAGTCGCTGCGCCAGCCGGGCCGGCCGACCCGTTCCCTGACCCAGCACCGCGCGATCTTCGACGCGATCGTCGCCCAGCAGCCGGGGCGGGCCGCCGCGGCGATGCGGCGGCACGTGCAGACGGTGGCGAGGGTACGGCTGCTGGACTGGGACCCGGAGGACGGTGAGCGGCAGGGGCCGTGA
- a CDS encoding peptidase E → MTASTAAHADPTASAARPPTILATSGGHRAWGARTMVEFDALVHHAVDLSGAHGRRPRVMYVGTAIGDAEHFAARMAEAARVAGFDLVPLNLFPRPNFDDVEAAVLEQDVIWVMGGSVANLLAVWRVHGLDDIMRRAWRSGVVLSGVSAGSICWFEGGTTDSFGPELRPVTDALGFLPYGNGVHYDSDPGRRPLIHDLVANGTLPTTHCTDDGVGLVYRGTDLVEAVAEVPGKGAYVVTREGDAAAEERLEPRRLPGVR, encoded by the coding sequence ATGACCGCGTCCACAGCAGCACACGCCGACCCCACCGCCTCCGCCGCCAGGCCGCCCACCATCCTCGCCACGTCCGGCGGGCACCGTGCGTGGGGTGCCCGGACCATGGTGGAGTTCGACGCGCTGGTGCATCACGCGGTCGACCTGTCGGGTGCGCACGGCCGCCGGCCCCGGGTGATGTACGTCGGTACGGCGATCGGTGACGCCGAGCACTTCGCGGCGCGGATGGCCGAGGCGGCGCGGGTGGCGGGGTTCGACCTCGTTCCGCTCAACCTCTTCCCGCGGCCCAACTTCGACGACGTCGAGGCCGCTGTCCTGGAACAGGACGTCATCTGGGTGATGGGCGGCTCGGTGGCCAACCTCCTCGCCGTCTGGCGGGTGCACGGCCTCGACGACATCATGCGCAGGGCCTGGCGTTCCGGTGTCGTGCTGAGCGGGGTCAGCGCGGGGTCGATCTGCTGGTTCGAGGGCGGTACGACGGACTCGTTCGGCCCCGAACTGCGCCCCGTCACCGACGCGTTGGGCTTCCTGCCCTACGGCAACGGCGTCCACTACGACTCCGACCCGGGCCGCCGCCCCCTGATCCACGACCTCGTCGCGAACGGCACGCTGCCCACCACCCACTGCACGGACGACGGGGTGGGACTGGTGTACCGGGGGACGGACCTGGTGGAGGCGGTGGCGGAGGTCCCGGGCAAGGGCGCGTACGTGGTGACCCGGGAAGGCGACGCGGCGGCCGAGGAACGGCTGGAGCCGCGGCGGTTGCCGGGGGTCCGGTAA
- a CDS encoding SLC13 family permease — MSAELISILVLVVVFVIATTRSINMGALAFAAAFGVGGLVADLDADKIFAGFPGDLFVVLVGVTYLFAIARANGTTDWLVHASIRLVRGRVVLIPWVMFVLTGALTAIGAVSPAAVAIVAPIALSFAARYSISPLLMGAMVVHGAQGGGFSPISIYGSIVNGIVEREGLPGSEIALFLASLIVNLVIAAIVFVLFGGLKLSRAEETGLDRQKTADVTADATADAATDGAGPGTAAGTGADAGTGAQTRTVAVQELDADDDASRLNPARIATLAALVALVVAVLVFDLDAGLTSITLAVLLSTVWAEDSRNAVSQIAWPTVLLICGVLTYVGVLDEMGTIDWAGEGVSDIGVPLLSAVLLCYIGALVSAFASSVGIMGALIPLAVPFLAQGEIGAIGMVAALAVSATVVDVSPFSTNGALVLAAAPGVDRERFFRQLMMYGGIVVAVVPAVVWLALVVPDWG, encoded by the coding sequence ATGTCCGCCGAACTGATATCGATCCTCGTGCTCGTCGTGGTGTTCGTGATCGCCACCACCCGCTCCATCAACATGGGCGCCCTCGCCTTCGCCGCCGCCTTCGGAGTGGGCGGACTCGTCGCCGACCTCGACGCCGACAAGATCTTCGCCGGTTTCCCCGGCGACCTCTTCGTGGTGCTCGTCGGCGTGACGTACCTCTTCGCGATCGCCCGCGCCAACGGCACGACCGACTGGCTGGTGCACGCCTCGATCCGGCTCGTACGCGGGCGGGTGGTGCTGATCCCGTGGGTGATGTTCGTGCTGACCGGCGCGCTCACCGCGATCGGCGCGGTCAGTCCGGCCGCCGTCGCCATCGTGGCGCCGATCGCGCTGAGCTTCGCCGCGCGCTACTCCATCAGCCCGCTGCTGATGGGCGCGATGGTCGTGCACGGCGCCCAGGGCGGCGGCTTCTCCCCCATCAGCATCTACGGATCGATCGTCAACGGCATCGTCGAGCGCGAGGGCCTCCCCGGCAGCGAGATCGCCCTCTTCCTCGCCTCCCTCATCGTCAACCTCGTGATCGCCGCGATCGTGTTCGTGCTGTTCGGCGGGCTGAAACTGAGCCGCGCGGAGGAGACCGGCCTCGACCGGCAGAAGACCGCGGACGTCACCGCGGACGCCACGGCGGACGCCGCCACCGACGGAGCCGGCCCCGGAACCGCTGCCGGGACCGGAGCCGATGCCGGGACCGGAGCCCAGACCAGGACCGTCGCCGTGCAGGAGCTGGACGCGGACGACGACGCCTCCCGGCTCAACCCCGCCCGGATCGCCACCCTCGCCGCTCTCGTCGCCCTCGTCGTCGCCGTGCTCGTCTTCGACCTGGACGCCGGACTCACCTCCATCACCCTCGCCGTCCTGCTCAGCACGGTCTGGGCCGAGGACAGCCGCAACGCCGTCAGCCAGATCGCCTGGCCGACGGTCCTGCTGATCTGCGGTGTGCTGACGTACGTCGGCGTCCTCGACGAGATGGGCACGATCGACTGGGCGGGCGAGGGCGTCAGCGACATCGGCGTCCCGCTGCTCTCGGCCGTACTGCTCTGCTACATCGGCGCGCTGGTCTCCGCGTTCGCCTCCTCGGTCGGCATCATGGGAGCGCTGATCCCGCTGGCGGTGCCGTTCCTGGCGCAGGGCGAGATCGGCGCGATCGGCATGGTCGCGGCGCTCGCGGTGTCGGCGACCGTGGTGGACGTGAGCCCGTTCTCGACGAACGGCGCGCTGGTCCTCGCCGCGGCGCCCGGTGTCGACCGGGAGCGTTTCTTCCGGCAGCTGATGATGTACGGAGGGATCGTGGTGGCCGTGGTCCCCGCCGTGGTGTGGCTCGCCCTGGTGGTACCCGACTGGGGGTGA
- a CDS encoding acyl-CoA synthetase, with amino-acid sequence MSSLFPALTEALADPDGTAAHRSALRFGDRSLTYGELAATAAPLAARVGEAGRIAVWATPTLETAVAVVAALLAGVPAVPLNPKSGGGELGHIVADSAPALVLAAPGDQLPDALASLPRVDIDVRIDVHAGLDTDLDTGVRAPGPTPPALADELPALVVYTSGTTGPPKGAVIPRRAISTTLDALADAWRWTGDDVLVHGLPLFHVHGLILGILGPLRRAGSVRHLGRFETAGVTRELSGGATMLFGVPTMYHRIAEALPDDPALAKALARARLLVSGSAALPVHDHERIAEATGRRVIERYGMTETLMNTSVRADGEPRAGTVGVPLPGVELRLTEEDGTTALEAYDGETVGEIQVRGPNLFTEYLNRPDATAAAFTEDGWFRTGDMAVRDPDGYVRIVGRKATDLIKSGGYKIGAGEIENALIEHPGVREAAVTGEPDADLGERIVAWIVPADAQKPPSAAELADHVADRLAPHKRPRVVHYLGALPRNDMGKIMKRALAHD; translated from the coding sequence GTGTCCTCTCTCTTCCCGGCCCTGACCGAGGCACTGGCGGACCCGGACGGCACCGCCGCGCACCGGTCGGCCCTGCGTTTCGGCGACCGCTCCCTGACCTACGGCGAACTCGCGGCGACCGCCGCCCCGCTGGCGGCCCGCGTCGGGGAGGCGGGCCGGATCGCCGTCTGGGCCACGCCCACCCTGGAGACGGCCGTCGCCGTGGTCGCCGCGCTGCTGGCCGGCGTCCCCGCCGTACCGCTCAACCCGAAGTCGGGCGGCGGCGAGCTGGGGCACATCGTGGCGGACAGCGCGCCGGCACTCGTGCTCGCCGCCCCGGGGGATCAACTCCCGGACGCCCTGGCCTCCTTGCCGCGCGTCGACATCGACGTCCGCATCGACGTCCACGCCGGCCTCGACACCGACCTCGACACCGGCGTACGGGCACCCGGACCGACCCCGCCGGCCCTCGCCGACGAGCTGCCCGCCCTCGTCGTCTACACCTCCGGCACCACCGGCCCGCCGAAGGGTGCCGTCATCCCGCGTCGGGCGATCTCCACCACCCTGGACGCCCTCGCGGACGCCTGGCGGTGGACCGGCGACGACGTCCTCGTGCATGGCCTCCCCCTCTTCCACGTGCACGGACTGATCCTCGGCATCCTCGGCCCCCTGCGCCGCGCCGGATCCGTACGGCACCTCGGCCGGTTCGAAACGGCGGGCGTGACACGGGAGTTGAGCGGCGGCGCCACCATGCTGTTCGGGGTGCCGACGATGTACCACCGCATCGCGGAGGCCCTGCCCGACGACCCGGCGCTCGCGAAGGCGCTGGCACGGGCACGCCTGCTCGTGTCCGGTTCGGCGGCCCTGCCGGTGCACGACCACGAACGGATCGCCGAGGCGACGGGCCGACGGGTCATCGAGCGGTACGGGATGACCGAGACCCTCATGAACACCAGCGTCCGCGCGGACGGCGAGCCCCGCGCGGGCACGGTCGGCGTACCGCTGCCGGGCGTCGAACTGCGGTTGACGGAGGAGGACGGCACGACGGCCCTGGAGGCGTACGACGGGGAGACCGTGGGCGAGATCCAGGTCAGGGGCCCGAACCTGTTCACCGAGTATCTGAACCGGCCCGACGCGACGGCGGCGGCCTTCACCGAGGACGGCTGGTTCCGTACCGGCGACATGGCGGTACGCGACCCCGACGGGTACGTACGCATCGTCGGCCGCAAGGCCACCGACCTCATCAAGAGCGGCGGCTACAAGATCGGCGCGGGCGAGATCGAGAACGCGCTCATCGAGCACCCGGGCGTACGGGAGGCCGCGGTCACGGGCGAACCGGACGCCGACCTCGGTGAGCGGATCGTCGCGTGGATCGTGCCGGCCGACGCCCAGAAGCCCCCGTCCGCGGCCGAGTTGGCGGACCATGTGGCCGACCGGCTCGCGCCCCACAAGCGGCCCCGCGTCGTCCACTATCTCGGCGCCCTGCCCCGCAACGACATGGGCAAGATCATGAAGCGCGCGCTGGCCCATGACTGA
- a CDS encoding AAA family ATPase, protein MSLWPVYTGASEPHDGIAELPAPPPWRDFDGGPELVTPAEDDDASATSPDRRHRARTYRATDRAVQLVNAALYLRRPLLVTGPPGSGKSSLAYAVARELRLGPVLRWNITSRTTLHDGLYQYDPLSRLYAAARDVRPDGGAPPAPATPRDGELQDHLRLGPLGTALLPYGRPRALLIDEIDKSDLDLPNDLLNILEEGQYEIPELVRSARHTPTAEVMIDGTDERVGVTRGRVRCRAFPFVVLTSNGEREFPPAFLRRCVRLELHQPRAAHLEHIVRAHLGEPDAYARDLIERFLSRGTEGELATDQLLNAIYLTGVAGIDASSRDELAEQLMPYLSRTGEEPDAF, encoded by the coding sequence ATGTCCCTGTGGCCCGTCTACACGGGTGCGAGCGAGCCCCACGACGGCATCGCCGAGCTGCCCGCGCCGCCGCCCTGGCGCGACTTCGACGGCGGCCCGGAGCTGGTGACGCCCGCCGAGGACGACGACGCCTCGGCCACGTCCCCGGACCGCCGCCACCGTGCCCGCACCTACCGCGCCACGGACCGCGCGGTCCAGCTCGTCAACGCGGCCCTCTATCTGCGCCGGCCGCTCCTGGTGACGGGTCCGCCGGGCAGCGGCAAGTCGAGCCTGGCGTACGCCGTCGCGCGGGAGTTGCGGCTGGGCCCCGTCCTCCGCTGGAACATCACCAGCCGCACGACGCTGCACGACGGGCTGTACCAGTACGACCCGCTGTCCCGCCTGTACGCGGCCGCACGCGACGTCCGGCCGGACGGCGGGGCCCCGCCCGCCCCCGCCACCCCGCGGGACGGCGAGCTCCAGGACCATCTGCGGCTCGGGCCGCTCGGCACGGCGCTCCTGCCGTACGGCCGGCCGCGGGCCCTGCTGATCGACGAGATCGACAAGAGCGACCTGGACCTGCCGAACGACCTCCTCAACATCCTGGAGGAGGGCCAGTACGAGATCCCCGAGCTGGTCCGCTCCGCCCGGCACACCCCGACGGCCGAGGTCATGATCGACGGCACGGACGAACGGGTCGGGGTCACGCGGGGCCGGGTACGCTGCCGGGCGTTCCCCTTCGTGGTCCTCACCAGCAACGGCGAGCGCGAGTTCCCGCCCGCCTTCCTGCGCCGCTGTGTCCGCCTCGAACTGCACCAGCCCCGCGCGGCCCACCTGGAGCACATCGTCCGCGCCCACCTGGGGGAACCCGACGCGTACGCCCGCGACCTGATCGAACGCTTCCTGTCCCGCGGCACCGAGGGCGAGCTCGCCACGGACCAGTTGCTCAACGCGATCTACCTCACGGGCGTGGCGGGCATCGACGCGTCCTCCCGCGACGAACTGGCCGAACAACTGATGCCGTACCTGAGCCGCACAGGAGAAGAACCGGATGCGTTCTGA
- a CDS encoding carboxyl transferase domain-containing protein gives MTERASAHGSRRATAREAIALVSTGFTDFARPASAGSLDSPASPGSYGPDGPLSWQGYDASRARAAERTGEEESVVCGTAAVNGADGVPTPAVLISFEFGFLGGSLGERTGDRLVAAHTYAREHRLPVVSLVATGGSRMQEGMRALVQLQRVARQSALTRAAGLPQIAVLRDPTTGGGWATLGAGADVILALSGAQVGFAGSRVRPPDADPAAYTAEAQWAAGAVDAVVAERELPEALALWLRLLTAPSTAPAPPPPALGDTALPATGWEAVRAARTPQRPRAEAYLDACFVRRAAISGDRCGGVDEGMLCGFGVRARDGRTVAYAAQTGTATRPAGYRTAARLIRLADRLGIPVLTLVDTPGAANDAAAERQGAGAAIAELFAAVASATTPVTTLLIGEGGSGGALALAAPDNTWATPGSYFSVIAPELAAAILKRPAEEVRATADHLRIRPQDLVELGVVRGIVEREREREREREREGEGEREL, from the coding sequence ATGACTGAGCGCGCCTCGGCTCACGGCTCCCGCCGGGCCACGGCCCGCGAGGCGATCGCCCTCGTCAGCACCGGCTTCACCGACTTCGCCCGCCCTGCTTCAGCGGGCTCACTGGACTCACCGGCCTCACCGGGCTCGTACGGTCCTGACGGACCCCTCTCCTGGCAGGGTTACGACGCCTCGCGCGCCCGGGCCGCGGAGCGCACCGGCGAGGAGGAGTCCGTCGTCTGCGGCACCGCCGCCGTCAACGGCGCGGACGGCGTGCCGACCCCGGCCGTGCTGATCTCCTTCGAGTTCGGGTTCCTCGGCGGCTCGCTGGGTGAGCGCACGGGCGACCGGCTGGTGGCCGCGCACACCTACGCGCGCGAACACCGCCTCCCGGTCGTCTCGCTCGTCGCGACGGGCGGCAGCCGGATGCAGGAGGGCATGCGCGCCCTGGTCCAACTCCAGCGTGTGGCACGGCAGTCGGCCCTCACCCGGGCGGCCGGCCTTCCCCAGATCGCCGTGTTGCGCGACCCCACGACGGGCGGCGGCTGGGCCACCCTGGGCGCGGGCGCCGACGTGATCCTCGCGCTGTCCGGCGCGCAGGTGGGCTTCGCGGGCTCGCGGGTCCGGCCGCCCGACGCGGACCCGGCCGCGTACACGGCCGAGGCGCAGTGGGCGGCGGGGGCGGTCGACGCGGTGGTGGCCGAGCGGGAGCTGCCGGAAGCGCTGGCGCTCTGGCTGCGGCTGCTGACCGCCCCCTCGACGGCCCCGGCGCCACCGCCCCCGGCACTGGGCGACACCGCTCTCCCGGCCACCGGCTGGGAGGCCGTACGGGCCGCGCGCACACCTCAACGACCGCGCGCCGAAGCCTATTTGGACGCCTGCTTCGTCCGGCGCGCGGCGATCAGCGGTGACCGCTGCGGCGGCGTCGACGAAGGGATGCTGTGCGGTTTCGGCGTCCGGGCGCGGGACGGCCGTACGGTCGCGTACGCGGCCCAGACCGGCACCGCCACGCGCCCCGCCGGCTATCGCACCGCCGCCCGGTTGATCCGGCTCGCGGACCGGCTCGGTATCCCCGTGCTGACCTTGGTGGACACCCCGGGCGCCGCCAACGACGCGGCGGCGGAGCGGCAGGGCGCGGGGGCGGCGATCGCGGAGCTGTTCGCGGCGGTGGCGTCGGCCACGACCCCGGTGACCACGCTGCTGATCGGGGAGGGCGGCTCCGGTGGCGCCCTGGCCCTCGCGGCCCCGGACAACACCTGGGCCACGCCCGGCAGTTACTTCTCCGTCATCGCCCCCGAGCTCGCGGCCGCCATCCTCAAGCGCCCGGCGGAGGAGGTACGGGCCACGGCCGACCACCTCCGCATCCGGCCGCAGGACCTGGTGGAGCTGGGTGTCGTGCGCGGCATCGTGGAGCGGGAGCGGGAGCGGGAGCGGGAGAGGGAGAGGGAAGGGGAGGGGGAGCGGGAGCTGTGA
- a CDS encoding ATP-grasp domain-containing protein, whose amino-acid sequence MPRIALVTCQEVLESGYDRDLPVLADAVRQAGAGAEVSVECWDDPGVEWGRFDLVLIRSTWDYSWRAAEFLAWADRCGAATTLANPPEVVRWNADKRYLGDLAAAGVPVVDTAYLAPGDPVDLPGDREYVVKPTSGAGARYAARYTPEDHETAVRQLERMHAEGLTAIVQPYVRSIDTAGERALVFFGGRLLHAIRKGAVLEPGTAFDEKKVAHPDLRTWQPSEAELAVAERALAAVPGAPELLYARVDLVDGDDGAPRVMELELVEPNLFLFLHEDSVPVVAQAVVSAAAR is encoded by the coding sequence ATTCCCCGCATCGCCCTGGTCACCTGCCAGGAGGTGCTGGAGTCCGGGTACGACCGTGACCTGCCCGTCCTCGCGGACGCGGTGCGGCAGGCGGGGGCGGGTGCGGAGGTCTCCGTCGAGTGCTGGGACGACCCCGGCGTCGAGTGGGGCCGCTTCGACCTCGTACTCATCCGTTCCACCTGGGACTACAGCTGGCGGGCCGCCGAGTTCCTGGCGTGGGCCGACCGGTGCGGGGCCGCGACGACGCTGGCCAACCCGCCGGAGGTGGTGCGGTGGAACGCCGACAAGCGGTATCTGGGCGACCTGGCCGCCGCGGGTGTGCCCGTCGTCGACACCGCCTACCTCGCTCCGGGCGACCCGGTCGACCTGCCCGGCGACCGCGAGTACGTCGTCAAGCCGACCTCGGGGGCCGGAGCCCGGTACGCGGCCCGCTACACCCCCGAGGACCACGAGACCGCCGTACGGCAACTTGAGCGCATGCACGCCGAAGGGCTGACCGCGATCGTGCAGCCGTACGTGCGGAGTATCGACACGGCGGGGGAGAGGGCCCTCGTGTTCTTCGGCGGGCGTCTTCTGCACGCCATCCGCAAGGGGGCCGTCCTCGAACCCGGCACCGCCTTCGACGAGAAGAAGGTCGCGCACCCCGATCTGCGGACCTGGCAGCCGAGCGAGGCCGAACTCGCCGTCGCCGAGCGGGCGTTGGCCGCCGTGCCCGGTGCGCCGGAGCTGCTCTACGCGCGCGTGGACCTGGTGGACGGCGACGACGGGGCGCCCCGCGTCATGGAGCTGGAGCTCGTCGAGCCCAATCTCTTCCTCTTCCTGCACGAGGACTCCGTGCCGGTCGTCGCCCAGGCCGTCGTCAGCGCCGCGGCCCGGTGA
- a CDS encoding MerR family transcriptional regulator, with the protein MSNGTSNGLSNGLSNGLMTIGAFSKACRLSPKALRLYDELELLRPARVDPETGYRYYAPEQLEQARLVAWLRRLGMPLAEIREVSALEPASAAREIRAFWSRVEAETATRRDLASFLVDHLAGPRADPRSLKETTMSTLELRYAALTDTGLVRPANQDTVYAGARVLAVADGFGAGGAPASGAAVEALKFLDGEPLAAGNVLNLLEDAVQGATEAVREAAGPADPATGTTLTAMVWTGSQLALVHIGDSRAYLLRDGELFRITHDHTVVQSLLDEGRLTPEEATVHPQRTLLAKALTGAGSPSPDIRLHDARPGDRYLLCSDGLSRVVPEGTLTATLTTTPDPTEAARALLATAHTSGAPDNVSCVVADVVTATDVVDTA; encoded by the coding sequence ATGAGCAACGGCACGAGCAACGGCTTGAGCAACGGCTTGAGCAACGGCTTGATGACGATCGGCGCCTTCTCGAAGGCATGCCGGCTGTCGCCGAAGGCCCTTCGGCTGTACGACGAGTTGGAGTTGCTGCGTCCCGCGCGGGTGGACCCGGAGACGGGCTACCGCTACTACGCGCCGGAGCAGTTGGAGCAGGCGCGCCTGGTGGCGTGGCTGCGCAGGCTCGGTATGCCGCTGGCCGAGATCCGCGAGGTCAGCGCCCTCGAACCGGCGTCCGCCGCGCGGGAGATCCGGGCGTTCTGGTCACGGGTCGAGGCGGAGACGGCGACGCGCCGCGACCTGGCGTCCTTCCTTGTCGACCACCTCGCGGGCCCCCGCGCGGACCCCCGCTCACTCAAGGAGACGACCATGAGCACACTCGAACTGCGCTACGCCGCCCTCACCGACACCGGTCTCGTCCGTCCCGCCAACCAGGACACGGTGTACGCGGGCGCCCGTGTCCTGGCGGTCGCGGACGGCTTCGGTGCCGGGGGCGCGCCCGCGAGCGGCGCCGCCGTGGAGGCCCTGAAGTTCCTCGACGGCGAACCGCTCGCCGCCGGAAACGTCCTCAACCTCCTGGAGGACGCGGTCCAGGGCGCCACGGAGGCGGTCCGGGAGGCGGCGGGCCCGGCGGACCCGGCAACCGGCACGACCCTGACCGCGATGGTGTGGACGGGCTCGCAACTGGCCCTGGTCCACATCGGCGACTCCCGCGCCTATCTCCTGCGCGACGGCGAACTCTTCCGGATCACCCACGACCACACGGTGGTCCAGTCGCTCCTCGACGAGGGCCGCCTGACTCCGGAGGAGGCCACGGTCCACCCCCAGCGCACGCTGCTCGCGAAAGCGCTGACGGGCGCGGGCTCGCCGTCGCCCGACATCCGCCTCCACGACGCCCGCCCCGGCGACCGCTACCTGCTGTGCTCGGACGGCCTGTCGAGGGTCGTCCCCGAGGGCACCCTCACAGCAACCCTCACGACGACACCCGACCCGACCGAGGCAGCCCGCGCCCTGCTGGCCACGGCCCACACCTCCGGCGCCCCGGACAACGTGAGCTGCGTGGTGGCGGACGTCGTGACCGCGACGGACGTGGTGGACACCGCGTGA
- a CDS encoding CU044_2847 family protein: MDGLVEFKTDDGALVVVEGAEDESGSRLVARGDGTVAATRTFEGSLEGVRAAADAALRVFRDGSLKPDSVEIEFGVKLTAEAGALIAKSAVEGHLVVKLSWSPERSADPPAAGPPEGGPAAPATPETTPRP; encoded by the coding sequence ATGGACGGATTAGTGGAGTTCAAGACCGACGACGGGGCCTTGGTCGTCGTCGAGGGGGCCGAGGACGAGTCCGGCTCCCGCCTGGTGGCGCGGGGCGACGGCACGGTCGCCGCGACCCGCACCTTCGAGGGCTCACTCGAAGGGGTACGGGCCGCCGCGGACGCCGCGCTCCGGGTCTTCAGGGACGGTTCGCTGAAGCCCGACTCCGTGGAGATCGAGTTCGGCGTCAAACTCACCGCGGAGGCGGGTGCGTTGATCGCCAAGAGTGCCGTCGAGGGCCATCTCGTGGTCAAGCTCTCCTGGTCGCCCGAGCGGTCGGCCGATCCCCCGGCAGCCGGCCCCCCGGAGGGCGGGCCCGCTGCCCCGGCCACCCCGGAGACCACCCCGCGCCCATGA